The sequence CGTCCGTCGGGCTCGTCGACCACGTCGATGAGCTCGCCGATCCGCGTCACCTCCAGCAGGAAGCGCACGGTCGGCGGGACGCGCAGCAGCCGGACGCGGTGCTGCGAGCGGATCGACAGGCGGGCGAGGAACGCCACGCCGGAGGAGTCCATGAAGGTCACGTGATGGGCGTCGACCTCGATCGGCAGGCCGGCGTTCTCCGCCGCGGCGGTCGCCTCCTGCAGCTCTGTGCCCAGGTCGGCGTCGACCTCCCCGGACAGGACGATCCGCGTGGCGTCGGCCCCGACGATGACGTGCACGCCGCCCGGTTCTCCCTCGCCACGTGCCGGGTCGGCCGGCCGGTGGGCGGGCTCGGTCCCGCTCGTGCTGTTACCGTCGCGCACGGTGCTCCTTCCACGAGCCGCGCTGCAGGGGCGCGGTCATGTTTTGCACGCTAGACGATCGGAGGTGGTGGTGGTCAACACCCCGGGGCCGACGAATGTGCCCGAGCTGATCGACGAGGCCACCGCGACCGCCGGTCTGCCGGCCCACGACGCCGTGCTGGCGGAGGCGATGCGGCACACCCTGGTGCCGTTCGCGCTGCTCGACGGCGGGACGCTCGAGGTCGTCTGGGCGAACGACGCGTTCGCGCGCATGACCGGGTACGACGCGTCGGGCGCGCGGGCCCACCAGCACGACCTGGTCCCGGCCGGGGTGCGCCGGCACGACGAGCTCACGGCCGCACGCGAGGCCATCCGCGCGGGCCGCGCCACCTCTGCGACCCTGACGCTGCGGCGCGCGGACGGCACGCTCTTCCCCTGCCAGGTGCACGTCTCGCCGATCGCCGGCGGCCCGGCCCGCGAGGACGCACCGGTCGCGACCTGGGTGGCGGCGTTCCACGACCTCACCGAGCAGACCTCGCACGACGCCGAGCAGGCCGCGCTCATGGAGTCGGAGCGCCGGGAGCGGCGCTGCCTCGGGATCATCGCGCAGGTCTCGGACCTGCTGATGGACGTCACGGACATGGCGACGCCGCTGCACGAGGTCGCGACGCTCCTGCGGCGCTCGGTCGTCGGCGGCGCGGCGTTCTACGTGAACGACGGGGGCCTGCGGACGCCCGACGAGCTCGACGGGCGCCGTCCGCCGTCAGGCCGCGGGAGCCGGCACGGCGAGTCCCGTCGGCCCGACGGCGGCGACGAGGCCGCGGTCGAGCGCGACGCGGTGCAGGCGCTGCTCGACGGCGACCGGGACCGGCCCGTCGAGGTGGACGTGCGCGGCGACTACCCGCGCGGCTCGGCGTCGTACTGGCTCGCCGCCCAGGCGGGCGTGGACGACCTCGGGGACCTCACCGACGGGCGGGTCGTCGTCTACCCGGTCCCCGGCCGGCGCCGCGTGATCGGCGTGCTCGTCGTCGTGGGCCGCTACGGCGGGGGCCTGACCGGCCTGGAGACCTCCACCCGCACGGTCGTCGAGCTCACGGCGCGTCGCGTGGGCCTGACGCTCGACAACGCGCGGCTGTACGACCGTGAGCACCGGCTCGCGGAGACGCTGCAGCGCGCGATGCTCCCGCAGCAGGCCGAGGTCGACGGGCTCGACGTGTGGACCTACTACGCGCCCAACTCCGAGAACGCCCAGGTCGGCGGCGACTGGTACGACGTGCTGCAGATCGACCCGGACGTGGTCGGGATCGTGATCGGCGACGTCGTCGGGCACGACGTCGAGGCGGCCGCCGCCATGGGGCAGCTGCGCTCGGTGGTCCGCTCCTACGCGTTCGACGTGACGACGCCCGGACCCGTGCTCGAGCGCGTCGACCAGCTCGTCGCCGGCATGCGGATCCCGCGGTCGGCGGGTCTGGTGCTGTCCACGCTGCGGCGCGACGGCGGCGGCTGGTCGCTCGAGTACTCGCGCGCGGGGCACCTGCCGGCGCTGCATGCCCGGGGCGGGCACGTCGACCAGCTGTCCGGCGCCGGCGGCCCGCTGATCGGGTTCGGCAGCGGCGCGCGTGCCACCGAGACGGTGCGGCTCGAGCCTGGCGACGTCCTGGTGTACTACACCGACGGCCTGATCGAGCGGCGCGACCGCGACCTGCGCGAGGGCCTGCAGGCGCTGTGCGGCATCGTCGGCGCGGTCACGGCGCGGGACTCGGCGGGCATCGGCGAGGAGCTGCTGTCCCGGCTCGCCGACCACCCCGAGGACGACGTCGCGGTCGTCGTCGTGCGCGTCCCGGACCCGCGCGACGCCGCCGAGCGCGGGCGCAGCCCTCGTCGTCGGCGCTGGTCCCTGCCCAGCGAGGCCGCGTCGGTCGGCCGCGCCCGGCACGCGGTGGTCCGCACGTGCCACGCGTGGGACATGCCCGACGCCTCCAACGCCGAGCTCGTCGTCTCCGAGCTCGTCGCGAACGCGGTGCTGCACGGCTACGGCCACGTGTCGCTGCAGCTCTACGACACGGGCGACGGGCTGCGCATCGAGGTGGAGGACGGAAACTCGGCTCCGCCCGTGACGACCGACGGGCACCCGGGCCGCGTGGGCGGGTTCGGCATGCAGATCGTCGAGCGGCTGGCCGACTGGGGCTGGCGGCAGTCCAGCCGCGGCAAGGTCGTCTGGGCCAAGGTGCGGCCGGGCGCGCTGCCTTCCTCCGCGCGCTGAGGCGTCGCAGCCGCGCGTCAGGACGCGCGGTTCAGAGGCACGTCACGACGAGCGCCGCTGCGCCGCCGCGCCTCCGGCGCAGCGGGAGAACCGCGTGGGGCTCAGTTCGCGGCCGGGGCCGAGAAGTCCGTCTGCGGCACCGCGTCCTCGCACCGGTGCTCCGGGTCGATGCGGAACAGGTCGAGCGCGCCGCAGACCTCGAGCACGAACAGGTCCCGCGGGTTCGCCCCGCGCAGCGCGGCCGCGCCGCCCCGCTTGCGGGCGGAGTCGGCCAGCGCGATGAGGAAGGCCGCGCCCGTCGAGTCCATGAACGTCACGCGGCACATGTCGATGACGACGAGCTGGCGCCGCAGCCCGACCACGCGCGCGGCGACCTCGGGGAACTGGTCCCGCTCCGCGAGGTCGAGGTCGCCGCTGATCACGAGCGTCGTGCTCGTCGGCGACGTGGAGATCTCGATCATGTCCGGTCCTTGCTCGGGGTGGCCGCGGGGTCTCGGCCCGCTCGACTGTAGTTGCGCTCCCAGCGCCGCGCATCCGCTCGCGCGCGGCGAGTCGGACATCTGTCCGGTACGCACGATTGCGGTGACGTCACCACACCGGTCACACGCGGAGGACGTCCGCCTGAGACGACCGGAGTGCTCCCTGGAGTCGCGCACTCAGGGGACGCGCAGCGGTCTCCTGCGGGCGCCGGCGAGGCGCGGTGAACACCTGCGACGCCGATCTTGCTGGCAACGGCCCGCGCAGTGCCAGTTGTGCGGCATGCTGTCGAGAGCTCGGTGCCGGTGACCTGCGGGCCTGGGTGATGCTGTTCCCGTGAGCGAGGAGATCCGGACCGTGAGTCGAGATCGTGCGTGGGGGGCCATGGGTCTCGTCGGTCTTGCTGCAGTGGGTGGGCTCGCCTTGGCTGGCTGCACCCAGGGCGAGTCGGCGTGCGAGTCGCCGACGATCACCCTGTCGTCAGCGAGCGTGCCGGCGGGCGGGACGGTCACGGTCACGGTCGAGGGTGCCTACAGCGCGTGCCACGACCAGGGAGAGGGCGCTGCGCCGCCGATCGACTCGGTCGACCTGGTGCTGCGCTCCGGGGGGTGAGACCTTCGAGCTCGGCTCAGCCCCGGCCGACTCGGACGGAGACGCCTCCCTGGAGGCGGTGCTTCCGGCCGACGTCTCGGCTGGTGCTGCCACCGTCGTCGCCACGAACGTGCCCGACGCCGACGAGGCACAGGTCACGGTGACCGAGTAGGGCCCATCCTTGCGTACCCACGCCGGAGCGGCGCCGAGACGCCTGACGCTCTCGCGCGTCGTGCTGGTCCCGGGGCGTCCGTGGCCCCGCGACCGGGCCGACGAGGCAGACTGGTCCGCATGAGCCACGAGAACCTGCTCGGTGGGCCGGCGCCCACGCTGCTGCCCGCCGAGGGCCCCGATGCCGACGCGCGCTCCGTCCTGGCGGACGGCTCGTCGTACCGTGACGCCGTGCGCGTGGCGCCCAGCGCCTCGCTGGTCTGGGCGCTGCTCGCCGAGGAGGCGCTGCGGGACACCGGTGACCCGGTGGCCGCGTACGCCTACGCGCGCACCGGGTACCACCGCGGCCTCGACGCGCTGCGGCGCGCGGGCTGGCGCGGGCAGGGCCCCGTCCCGGCGGACCACGCCCCGAACCAGGGGTTCCTGCGCTCGCTGCTGGCGCTCGCGGAGGCCGCCGAGGCGATCGGCGAGCAGGACGAGGCCCAGCGCTGCGAGCAGTTCCTGGCGGACTCGGGGACGTCCCCGGAGGAGGTCTCGGCGCTCCGCTGAGCGCGGACGGGACATGACCGTTCCTTGACCCTCGGGTACCCTCTCGGAGGTACCGGGCCTCTGCCGCCCCGTGCCCGTCCGGCCGACGCCCCCTGGGCTTCCCTCGGCCGCGGCGCGTCCTCCGGCAGACGTGGCACAGCCTAGGAGTGGTGATCAGATGCCCGCCGTCGTGGTGCTCGGCGTCCAGTGGGGCGACGAGGGCAAGGGCAAGGCGACCGACCAGCTCGGATCGCGCATCGACTACGTCGTGAAGTTCAACGGCGGCAACAACGCCGGCCACACGGTCGTCGTCGGCGGCGAGAAGTACGCGCTGCACCTGCTGCCGTCGGGCATCCTGTCGCCCGGCGTCGTCCCCGTCATCGGCAACGGCGTCGTGATCGACATCGAGGTCCTCTTCTCGGAGATCGACGCGCTCGAGGCCCGCGGGGTGGACACCTCGCGCCTGCTCGTCTCCTCCGCGGCGCACGTCATCGCGCCGTACAACCGCACCGTGGACAAGGTGACGGAGCGCTTCCTCGGCAAGCGCCGGATCGGCACCACGGGCCGCGGCATCGGCCCCACGTACGCGGACAAGATCAACCGCGTCGGCGTGCGCATCCAGGACCTGTTCGACGAGGGGATCCTGCGGCAGAAGGTCGAGGGCGCGCTCGACCAGAAGAACCACCTGCTGGTGAAGGTCTACAACCGCCGCGCGATCACGGTCGACGAGACGGTCGAGGACCTCCTGCAGTACGCCGAGCGGCTGCGCCCGTACGTCGCGGACACGCCCCTCGAGCTCAACCGCGCGCTCGACGCGGGCAAGACGCTGGTGTTCGAGGCGGGTCAGGCCACGATGCTGGACATCGACCACGGCACCTACCCGTTCGTCACCTCGTCGTCGGCCACCGCCGGCGGCGCGTGCACCGGCTCGGGCGTGGGGCCCACGCGGATCGACCGCGTCGTGGGCGTCGCCAAGGCGTACACCACGCGCGTCGGCGAGGGCCCGTTCCCCACCGAGCTGCTGGACGCGGACGGCGAGTGGCTGCGCCAGACCGGCGGCGAGTTCGGCACCACCACGGGGCGTCCTCGTCGGACCGGCTGGTACGACTCGGTGGTCTCCCGGTACGCCGCGCGCGTCAACGGGCTCACGGACATCGTGCTCACCAAGCTGGACGTCCTGACGGGCCGCGAGCAGATCCCGGTGTGCGTGGCCTACGAGGTCGGTGGCCGCCGGTTCGACGAGATGCCCGACGACCAGAGCGACTTCCACCACGCGACGCCCGTGTACGAGTACCTGCCCGGCTGGAGCGAGGACATCTCGGGCGCGCGGGAGTGGGACGACCTGCCGGTCAACGCGCAGCGCTACCTCGACCACCTCGAGCAGGTGTCCGGGACGCGCATCAGCGCGATCGGCGTCGGCCCGGGGCGCGAGGCGACGATCATCAAGCACGACCTCCTCGACTGACGTCCGTCGGCCCGGTGCCGACGTGTGAGGTCGCGCCTGTGCGTGAGGTCGCGCGTTGCTCGGCGCGACCTCACGGCACGGCATGACCCGCCGTCAGGCGTTCGCGGCCTCGGCGGCGACGACCGTGCCGCGGTTCACCGTCAGGACCGGGTAGAGCGCCGCGAGCAGCGAGACCACGGCGGCGCCGACGAGCACGGCGCCGACCCCGGCCTGCTCGGCCACGAGACCGCCGAGCAGGGCACCGACCGGCATCAGGCCGTACCCGATGGTCCGCCCGGCGCCCGCGGTGCGTCCGAGCAGCGCCCGCGGGACCACGCGCTGGCGCAGCGACATCGAGATCGTGTTGCCGATCGTGTTCGTGGCGCCGACCAGGAACAGCACGACGACGAGCGCCGGCAGGTTCGGCGCCAGGACCGGCGCCAGGAAGAGCGGCCCGACGACGAGCCAGCACACGTACATCACGCGCAGCTCCGGGAGCCGGCGGACCAGGCGCTCGGTCAGCAGCGAGCCGGTCACCGCGCCGACGGCGATCACCGCGGCGAGCAGCGGGTAGACGGTCGGGGCGACCTCCATGCGCGACCCGGGGCCGACGACCCACAGCACGAACACGGCCGTGTACGCGGTGCTCGCCATGTTCATCACGCCGCCGCCGAGAACGAACGGGCGCAGCACCGGGTGGTGGAACACGTACCGGACGCCCTCGCGCACGTCGGCGGAGGCGCGCGTGGGCTCGGTCCGCTCCGCGCGGTAGCGCCCCGGGATGCCGCGCAGGAGCACCAGCACCGCAGCGACGGCGAGCGCGGCGGGCACGCCGAGCACCCAGCCGGTGCCGAGCGCCAGGAGCCCGCCCGCGAGCGGGCTGCCGACGAAGGTGTTGAGCACCTGCTGCGTCGCGAGCACGCGACCGTTGGCCGCCTGGAGCCGGCTGCGCGGCACCAGGTCCGGCACCAGCGACGTCTGCGCCAGGTCCGCGAACACCTCGGTCACGCCGTAGACCAGCACGAGCACGACGAGCACGGGCATCGACAGCCGGTCCGTCAGGGCGAGCGCGGCGCCGACGCCCAGCAGCACCGCGCGGCCGGCCAGCGCGATCGCCTGGGCCCGGCGGCGGTCGGTGCGGTCGATCACGACGCCGCCGAGGATGCCCAGCAGCAGCCAGGGCAGCCACGTCGCCGCCGCGAGGAGGGAGATCTGCCCGGGGGAGCGGGTCAGCGTGAGCGCGACCAGCGGTGCGCCCATCTGGACGATGCCGTCGCCGAGGTTCGCCAGGCCGGTGACCGTGAGCAGCGCGCCGAAGCGCCGGCCGAGCGGCTCGACGGGGGCGGGCGCGTCGGCGGGCACGGGCGTGGCGGCGCCGGTGGCGTCCGCCGTGCCGGCAGTGCCCGCCGCGGTCGAGGGTGCGCCAGCGGCGGTGCTGCGCGGCGCGTGCGTGCTGGTCGTCATGGCCTACCCCGTTACGATCGTCGAAGGATGCAGAGAACTCGATGCAAAGAGATCTCTGCAAAGGAAGCGATGCAAAGGTATCTCTGCATATGGCCGAGCGCAAGACCCCCGTCGACGGGCTGCACCACCCCCTGGGCACCGAGGCGCTCAAGGCGTTCGCGCACCCGCTCCGGATCGCGATGTACCGGTGGCTGTCCGCGCACGGCTCGGGCACCGCGAGCCAGGTCGCGCGCGCCCTGGGGGAGAGCACGGGCCAGACGAGCTACCACCTGCGGCAGCTCGAGCGGCACGGCCTGATCGAGGACGACCCGAACGCTCCGACGGGCGGGCGCGAGCGCTGGTGGCGGCCGATCGGCTTCAGCCTCGACAGCCGGCACCTCGAGGACCCGGCGTCGCGGCTCGCCGCGGAGACGGCGCTGCGCGCCGTGATCGAGGAGCGCGCCGAGACGCTGCAGGCGTGGTTCGCCTCGATCGAGTCCGCGGCGCCGTGGGACGAGTCCGCGCTGCACACCGCGTCCTCGTCGGACCTGACGCTCGACGAGGCCGCGGAGCTCGGCCGCGAGCTCCAGGAGGTGCTCGACCGGCACACGGACGCGGCCAAGGCACGCAAGGACGCGGGCGAGCGGGACGGCCGCCGCCGCGTGCGGGTCTACCTCGACGTGTTCCCGCTGCCGGTCGACGACTGACCCCGCGGACGCCTCGATCCGGCGCCGGGCGGCGCCGGTACGCTCGCCGCGTGAAGATCCTCGTCGTCGGTACCGGAGCCCGTGAGCACGCGATCGTCCGGGCGCTCTCGCTCGACCCGTCCGTCACCGGGCTGCACGCCGCACCGGGGAACCCCGGCATCGGGACGCTCGCGACGCTGCACGCGGTGGACCAGCTCGACGGGCTCGCGGTCGCGGAGCTCGCCCGCGGGCTCGGGGTGGACCTCGTCGTCGTCGGACCCGAGGCCCCGCTCGTCGCGGGCGTCGCGGACGCGGTCCGGGCGATCGGGATCCCCGTGTTCGGGCCGTCCGGCGCCGCGGCGCGGCTCGAGGGCTCGAAGGCCTTCGCCAAGGAGGTCATGCGGGAAGCGGACGTCCCGACGGCCGAGCCCCGGCTGGTCACGAGGGTCGAGGACATCGCCGCGGCGCTCGACGCGTTCGGCGCGCCCTACGTGGTCAAGGAGGACGGCCTGGCCGCCGGCAAGGGCGTCGTCGTCACCGAGGACCGGGCGATCGCGTACGACCACGCGCGCGCCTGCCTGGCCAAGGACGGCGGCGCGGTCGTCGTGGAGGAGTACCTCGACGGGCCCGAGGTCTCGCTGTTCGTGCTGTCCGACGGTACCGACGTGGTGCCCCTGGTCCCCGCGCAGGACTTCAAGCGCCTGCTGGACGGCGACCACGGGCCCAACACCGGCGGCATGGGCGCCTACACGCCGCTGCCGTGGGCGCCGGACGGCCTCGTCGCGGAGGTCCTCGAGACCGTCGCGCGGCCCACGGTGGCGCAGATGGCTCGTCGGGGGACGCCGTTCGTGGGCGTGCTCTACTGCGGCCTGGCGCTGACCTCGCGCGGGCTGCGCGTCGTCGAGTTCAACGCGCGGTTCGGCGACCCGGAGACCCAGGTGGTGCTCGCGCGGCTGCGCACGCCGCTCGCCGGCGTGCTGCTCGCCACCGCCACCGGCGCGCTCGCCGCGCTGCCGCCGCTCGACTGGTCCGACGACGCGGCGGTCACGGTCGTCGTCTCGTCGTCCGGCTACCCGGTCCAGCAGCGGACGGGCGACCCGATCCACGGGCTCGACCGTGCGGAGGGGGTGCCGGACGCGCACGTGCTGCACGCCGGTACGGCGCTCGACGCAGCGGGCCACGTGGTGAGTGCGGGCGGGCGCGTGCTCTCGGTCGTCGGGACCGGTCCGGACCTGACCGCGGCCCGTGCGGCCGCGTACGCCGGTGTCGCCGAGATCGAGCTCGCGGACAGCCACCACCGGACCGACATCGCCGCTTCCGCCGTCGCGCCGTAGCGAGAGCGGCCCCTGCGCCGGCCCGGAGAGCCCGGGCACGCCTGAATCGTTTGGGCGGACTGCTGGTCGCGCCCACCTGTTGTGCCCGGGAATGCGCTTGCCTACGATCGAGAAACCGGTTACCCGAGTGGGGTGACGCGGGTTCGGCACGGCTCGTCGCGACGGAAGGTCCCAACGTGGGGGCGCTGCCGACGAGGCCGCCGGAGGTACGCACGGCGCACGAGGCGCCGTCACGGCCGCCGCCGCCGGCCCGGCACCGCACCCACCCGGTGCGCGCGCGAGCGCGACGTCGGCCGTGCCCCAGCGCACGGACCCGTCGCGCCGACCATGCACGCCCACAGGCGACGGAAGGCCCGTCGCGGCGCGCGCCCTCGCACATCCGTCATGTCGAAGGTGAGGCAAGTGATGAGACGACCAGTCGCAGCACGACTCGTCGCAGTCGGGTCCACGGTGGCGGTCGCAGCCGCCCTCGGGATCACGTCCCTGACCGCCGCCCAGGCCGCGACCGGTGGTGTCACCGGGTACGCCACGCAGAACGGCGGCACGACCGGTGGCGCGGGCGGCGCGGTGGTCACGGCGACCACGGGCACCGCGATCCACCAGGCGCTGTGCAGTCGCGCGAGCGACAGCACGCCGATCACGATCCAGGTCAGCGGCACGATCACGGTGGGCAACACGGCCAAGGTCTCGGGCGACAGCTGCAACACGGCCGCCGGGGTGATCGAGCTCAAGCAGGTCAGCAACGTGACCCTCGTCGGCGTCGGCAGCGGTGCCACGTTCGACCAGATCGGCATCCACATCCGCGAGGCCAAGAACATCGTCATCCAGAACGTCACCGTCAAGAACGTGAAGAAGTCGGGCTCCCCGACGTCGAACGGCGGCGACGCGATCGGCATGGAGAGCAGCGTCAGCAACGTGTGGGTCGACCACGTGACGCTCGAGGCGGCGGGCGGGGAGTCCGAGGGCTTCGACGGGCTGTTCGACATGAAGGCCGGCGTCAAGTACGTCACGCTCTCGTACTCGGTGCTGCGCAACTCGGGCCGCGGCGGCCTCGTCGGCTCGTCGGACAGCGACCTCGGCAACGGGCCGGTGACCTTCCACCACAACAAGTACGAGAACATCGACTCGCGCACGCCGCTGCTGCGCGGGGCGACCGCGCACATCTACAACAACTGGTACCACTCGCTCAACGAGTCGGGCATCAACCCGCGCGCGGGCGGCAAGGCGAAGGTCGAGAACAACTACTTCGAGGACAGCAAGGACGTGCTCGGCACGTTCTACACCGACCTGCCGGGCACCTGGCAGACCAGCGGGAACATCCTCGACAACGTCACGTGGTCCCCGAAGGGCGAGGACATGAACCCGGCGGGACCGGCGTTCGCCTCGACCACCTCGTTCAGCGTGCCGTACTCGTACACCCTGAACTCCGCGAGCTGCGTGCCGGACATCGTGAGCCGTACCGCCGGCGCCAACAAGGGCCTGCAGGTGGCCGACGGCTCGTGCAACCCGGTCACGCCGACGCCCACCCCGACGACGACCACGTCGCCGACGCCGACGCCGACCCCGACCACCACGCCGACGAGCAACCCGACCACGCCGCCCTCGGGCACCAACCTCAGCATCGGGGCCGGCGCCGACGGATCGAGCAAGGCCAGCGGGACCAGCTACGGCAACGTCGTCGACGGCTCGACGAGCACCTACTGGTCGCCGGTCGGCACCACGGGCCGCATCTCGGTGAAGTGGTCGAGCGCGAAGACGATCTCGTCCCTCGTCGTCGTCGAGGCGCCGGGGGCCACCGGGCGGATCGGCACGTGGCGCGTGCTCGACGGCGGCACGGGCGCCGTCCTGGCCACGGGGAGCGGGGCCGGCGCGATCGCCTTCCCGGCCACCTCGCTGACGAAGGTGACGCTGGACATCACCGGTGCGAGCGGGACCCCGCAGGTCGCCGAGCTCCAGACGTACGCGGGCTCGGGCCCGACGCCCACCCCCACGCCCAC is a genomic window of Cellulomonas fulva containing:
- a CDS encoding STAS domain-containing protein, translating into MRDGNSTSGTEPAHRPADPARGEGEPGGVHVIVGADATRIVLSGEVDADLGTELQEATAAAENAGLPIEVDAHHVTFMDSSGVAFLARLSIRSQHRVRLLRVPPTVRFLLEVTRIGELIDVVDEPDGREFQPVAPDTLLS
- a CDS encoding SpoIIE family protein phosphatase; amino-acid sequence: MVVNTPGPTNVPELIDEATATAGLPAHDAVLAEAMRHTLVPFALLDGGTLEVVWANDAFARMTGYDASGARAHQHDLVPAGVRRHDELTAAREAIRAGRATSATLTLRRADGTLFPCQVHVSPIAGGPAREDAPVATWVAAFHDLTEQTSHDAEQAALMESERRERRCLGIIAQVSDLLMDVTDMATPLHEVATLLRRSVVGGAAFYVNDGGLRTPDELDGRRPPSGRGSRHGESRRPDGGDEAAVERDAVQALLDGDRDRPVEVDVRGDYPRGSASYWLAAQAGVDDLGDLTDGRVVVYPVPGRRRVIGVLVVVGRYGGGLTGLETSTRTVVELTARRVGLTLDNARLYDREHRLAETLQRAMLPQQAEVDGLDVWTYYAPNSENAQVGGDWYDVLQIDPDVVGIVIGDVVGHDVEAAAAMGQLRSVVRSYAFDVTTPGPVLERVDQLVAGMRIPRSAGLVLSTLRRDGGGWSLEYSRAGHLPALHARGGHVDQLSGAGGPLIGFGSGARATETVRLEPGDVLVYYTDGLIERRDRDLREGLQALCGIVGAVTARDSAGIGEELLSRLADHPEDDVAVVVVRVPDPRDAAERGRSPRRRRWSLPSEAASVGRARHAVVRTCHAWDMPDASNAELVVSELVANAVLHGYGHVSLQLYDTGDGLRIEVEDGNSAPPVTTDGHPGRVGGFGMQIVERLADWGWRQSSRGKVVWAKVRPGALPSSAR
- a CDS encoding STAS domain-containing protein, with protein sequence MIEISTSPTSTTLVISGDLDLAERDQFPEVAARVVGLRRQLVVIDMCRVTFMDSTGAAFLIALADSARKRGGAAALRGANPRDLFVLEVCGALDLFRIDPEHRCEDAVPQTDFSAPAAN
- a CDS encoding DUF3151 domain-containing protein; this translates as MSHENLLGGPAPTLLPAEGPDADARSVLADGSSYRDAVRVAPSASLVWALLAEEALRDTGDPVAAYAYARTGYHRGLDALRRAGWRGQGPVPADHAPNQGFLRSLLALAEAAEAIGEQDEAQRCEQFLADSGTSPEEVSALR
- a CDS encoding adenylosuccinate synthase, yielding MPAVVVLGVQWGDEGKGKATDQLGSRIDYVVKFNGGNNAGHTVVVGGEKYALHLLPSGILSPGVVPVIGNGVVIDIEVLFSEIDALEARGVDTSRLLVSSAAHVIAPYNRTVDKVTERFLGKRRIGTTGRGIGPTYADKINRVGVRIQDLFDEGILRQKVEGALDQKNHLLVKVYNRRAITVDETVEDLLQYAERLRPYVADTPLELNRALDAGKTLVFEAGQATMLDIDHGTYPFVTSSSATAGGACTGSGVGPTRIDRVVGVAKAYTTRVGEGPFPTELLDADGEWLRQTGGEFGTTTGRPRRTGWYDSVVSRYAARVNGLTDIVLTKLDVLTGREQIPVCVAYEVGGRRFDEMPDDQSDFHHATPVYEYLPGWSEDISGAREWDDLPVNAQRYLDHLEQVSGTRISAIGVGPGREATIIKHDLLD
- a CDS encoding MFS transporter, whose product is MTTSTHAPRSTAAGAPSTAAGTAGTADATGAATPVPADAPAPVEPLGRRFGALLTVTGLANLGDGIVQMGAPLVALTLTRSPGQISLLAAATWLPWLLLGILGGVVIDRTDRRRAQAIALAGRAVLLGVGAALALTDRLSMPVLVVLVLVYGVTEVFADLAQTSLVPDLVPRSRLQAANGRVLATQQVLNTFVGSPLAGGLLALGTGWVLGVPAALAVAAVLVLLRGIPGRYRAERTEPTRASADVREGVRYVFHHPVLRPFVLGGGVMNMASTAYTAVFVLWVVGPGSRMEVAPTVYPLLAAVIAVGAVTGSLLTERLVRRLPELRVMYVCWLVVGPLFLAPVLAPNLPALVVVLFLVGATNTIGNTISMSLRQRVVPRALLGRTAGAGRTIGYGLMPVGALLGGLVAEQAGVGAVLVGAAVVSLLAALYPVLTVNRGTVVAAEAANA
- a CDS encoding winged helix-turn-helix domain-containing protein, producing the protein MAERKTPVDGLHHPLGTEALKAFAHPLRIAMYRWLSAHGSGTASQVARALGESTGQTSYHLRQLERHGLIEDDPNAPTGGRERWWRPIGFSLDSRHLEDPASRLAAETALRAVIEERAETLQAWFASIESAAPWDESALHTASSSDLTLDEAAELGRELQEVLDRHTDAAKARKDAGERDGRRRVRVYLDVFPLPVDD
- the purD gene encoding phosphoribosylamine--glycine ligase, whose amino-acid sequence is MKILVVGTGAREHAIVRALSLDPSVTGLHAAPGNPGIGTLATLHAVDQLDGLAVAELARGLGVDLVVVGPEAPLVAGVADAVRAIGIPVFGPSGAAARLEGSKAFAKEVMREADVPTAEPRLVTRVEDIAAALDAFGAPYVVKEDGLAAGKGVVVTEDRAIAYDHARACLAKDGGAVVVEEYLDGPEVSLFVLSDGTDVVPLVPAQDFKRLLDGDHGPNTGGMGAYTPLPWAPDGLVAEVLETVARPTVAQMARRGTPFVGVLYCGLALTSRGLRVVEFNARFGDPETQVVLARLRTPLAGVLLATATGALAALPPLDWSDDAAVTVVVSSSGYPVQQRTGDPIHGLDRAEGVPDAHVLHAGTALDAAGHVVSAGGRVLSVVGTGPDLTAARAAAYAGVAEIELADSHHRTDIAASAVAP
- a CDS encoding pectate lyase family protein, which produces MAVAAALGITSLTAAQAATGGVTGYATQNGGTTGGAGGAVVTATTGTAIHQALCSRASDSTPITIQVSGTITVGNTAKVSGDSCNTAAGVIELKQVSNVTLVGVGSGATFDQIGIHIREAKNIVIQNVTVKNVKKSGSPTSNGGDAIGMESSVSNVWVDHVTLEAAGGESEGFDGLFDMKAGVKYVTLSYSVLRNSGRGGLVGSSDSDLGNGPVTFHHNKYENIDSRTPLLRGATAHIYNNWYHSLNESGINPRAGGKAKVENNYFEDSKDVLGTFYTDLPGTWQTSGNILDNVTWSPKGEDMNPAGPAFASTTSFSVPYSYTLNSASCVPDIVSRTAGANKGLQVADGSCNPVTPTPTPTTTTSPTPTPTPTTTPTSNPTTPPSGTNLSIGAGADGSSKASGTSYGNVVDGSTSTYWSPVGTTGRISVKWSSAKTISSLVVVEAPGATGRIGTWRVLDGGTGAVLATGSGAGAIAFPATSLTKVTLDITGASGTPQVAELQTYAGSGPTPTPTPTSSPEPTPSPTGGPTPGAGTLYVAPTGSASAAGTLSSPTTLESAISRVASGGEIFLRGGTYRLSQTVVIPPGKDGTAGDRTLLSAYPGETPVLDFSAQTELSTNRGLSLNADYWHLYGIVVQRAGDNGISLGGSNNVVERVVTRNNRDTGLQISRMASDTPKADWPSNNLVVSSESHDNVDSDGEDADGFAAKLTVGTGNVFRDTVSHHNIDDGWDLYTKTDTGAIGPVTIEHSLAFQNGTLSGGGQAGAGDRNGFKLGGEDIKVDHVVRNSYAVDNGKHGFTFNSNPGSMTISNNVSVGNEERNFNFDGGTSVFSGNVSCSSGSNDRIVGTDRGNNAFWSGSNSSACSAYSGALAWSFNADGTLRITFGGSSPEPTPTGTPTATTSPTPTTPSATPATPTPTGGGCSARVTEINSWGGGYQATVTVTAGAGTISRWTTSLGLASTGGVQGWSGTFSQSGSTLTVANAAWNGALGAGASTSYGWTGSGSAPTTATPVSCTAG